The following coding sequences are from one Paenibacillus stellifer window:
- a CDS encoding RNA-binding S4 domain-containing protein: MRLDKFLKVSRLIKRRTVAKDVSEQGRVLINGKESKPSASVKIGDEITVQFGQKLVTVRVEKLVETTRKDEAAGMYTVLREEPIQKSNGLDW; this comes from the coding sequence ATGCGCCTCGACAAATTTCTTAAGGTATCCCGTCTTATCAAGCGCCGCACAGTGGCGAAGGATGTGTCCGAGCAAGGCCGGGTGCTGATCAACGGCAAAGAATCGAAGCCGAGCGCGAGTGTGAAGATCGGCGACGAAATCACGGTCCAGTTCGGGCAGAAGCTCGTGACGGTACGCGTCGAGAAGCTGGTCGAAACGACCCGCAAGGACGAAGCTGCCGGCATGTACACTGTGCTCCGCGAAGAGCCGATCC